The genome window AGGAGGTCCAGAATATGGCTGAAGACCTTCCTTTTAATGTCACTAAATTGACTGCTGACAGCACGGGTGAATCTCTGCACAAGTTAAAGGGCTCCAGGGCCACTTTATGTTCTCTGGGGATCTATACATCTACCCAAAAGAGAAAGATTAGCAGGCCCCAGACAGTGCAGAGATCCCAGCCCACCCAATTCTCAAGTTTGCACAGGTCATATGAACCATCAACATATGGGACAGAGGTTCCAGATGAGAAAAAGACTTACCTCCCAACCCTCAACCTCCCAACCTCCACCTTGAAGCACTAATTTTGATGGGGTGGTCCAGGTTCTGAGCTGCCAAACACTTTCATACCATCTGCAACGTTTCACCTGCCTTCCTCCCTTTGACAACCACCTTTACCACTTCTGGCAGGCTTGGGAGTTCATCACTATGGACAAGTGAGTTTTGGAGATTATCTCCACAGGGTACTCCATCCACTTCACTTCTCTTCTACCTGACAagcccccttccctgtccctcttcagggatgcCTCACACGAGACTCTGCTACAACAGGAAATAGACTCTTTTCTACTCCTGGGTGCTATAGAACCAGGTCCCATGCAGCACAGAGGGAAAGAGTTTTATTCCAGATATTTCCTAGTTCCAAAAAAGAGTGGCAGTTGGAGACCCATCCTAGATTTAAGGTTATGCAACACCTTTGTAAAGGTACAAAAATTCAAAAAGGTGGCACTTAGAGCAATCATTCCATCACTGGACCAAGGGGACTGATTCATAGCCCTCAATCTTCAGGATGCCTATTTCCATATAGTGATCCACCCGTCCCACAAAAAAGATTCCTAGGCTTTACTCTCAGGCCCATTTTCAGCACAGGGAGGGCCCTTTTGACCTATTATCTGCCAATCATAATTTGGCCTATCATCATTTTCAAAGGTCATGTCAGTAGTAGTGGCACAGCTCTGCAGAAAAAGAATACTAGTGTTCCCTTACCTAGCCAATtggcttctgaaaggttgctccCTGGGCTTAACTTCACGGGCAACTTGCAAAGCCATAGACCTCTATCTCAAATTGGGCCTGCAATTGAACATTCCAAAATCCACGAGGACCCTCTGAAAAAGTCAGAATTAGTAGGAGCTCATCTTGATTCAGTAGCAGCAAAAGCCTGCCTCCCAATGCACAGATTCATGGCCCTGTCCAACGTAGTCAACCTAATCCAGATCAGCCCTCAAGCCCCAGTGAAGAACTGTCTTCAGCTGTTGGGGCATATAGCAGCTAATTCTTTCGTTATAGACCATGCAAGATTGTGAATGCAATGACTTCAGCAGTGGTTCAGGACTGTTTATTCAGCAAACAGACACAGTCTAACTTCACTACTTTCCATACCCACCTTCATAAAGGAATCTCTAAATTGATGGAAATACCTTCACAATGTTTGTGCAGGAATCCCTTTCACTTGCCCTCCCCCAGCAGTTATCATAACAATCCCTGTTAGGATGGGGAGCACATCTGGACACCCAcagggcccagggcaggtggacaCCTCAGGAAACCACTCTGCATATCCTCTCCTGTGACTCAGGGAAGTCAAATATGCATGTCTCCAGTTTCTACCAGTAATCAGGGGCAAACACATAAAGGTCATGATGGACAACATGTCATGCATGTCCTATATCAACCAGCAAGGAGGGGCAAGACTCCCTGCCCTTTGAGCCAAGGCTGTCAAACTTTGGAACTGATGCATACACAATCAGATCATCATCACAGCAGCTTACCTCCCAGTAGTTCAGAATGTGATGGTAGACACATTCAGCACGCACTTCTCTCAAGACCATGAGTGGGAGATAAATCCCATCATACTTCATCACATATTCTGGCAATGGGGCACGCCTCAAATACACCTGTTCTCCACGACGGTAAACAAGAAATGcgcccagttctgctccagaggCAGGCTGAGCCACTGATCCTTGGGGgatgccttccaccttcagtggtCATCAGGTCTACTGTATGTGTTCCCCTCGACTCCTCTAATATCCAAAGTCCTactcaaaataaaaaaggacaaaGCCAGAGTTATTCTAATAGTCCCAACCCAGCCTAGACAAACATTGTTTCCTTACTTGATACAGCTGGCCATTCACGTACCAATCACTCTCCAGGTAGCTCCTCATCTTCTCTCCCAGGAACGTGGGAAGATCCTTCATCCCAAGATTGGAGTTCTTTGCCTCAAAGCATGGCTGGTCGATCGTTCACGGGATTAGAAGTTACCTGTTCAGAGGAAGTAAAAAGAGTGCTATTACACAGCAGAAAAGCATGTACACATTACACTTACTTACAAAAATGGGCAAGATTTGCTTGCTGGTGTGACCTTAAACACATTCCACTGACAACTTTATTTTGCTGTCAGACATATTGGACTACATTCTAGCACTAAAAAACTTGGGGCTGTCGCTCAGTTTTTAGCATCCACCTGGAAGCCATCATGGATTTCCATTCTCCAATAGAAGGTTATTCTGTATTCGTTCATCCAACAATGATGAGGTTCCTCAGGAGGCTCTTTCCACTAGTCAAACATCCTACTCCAGTTTGGGACCTCAATCTGGTTCTTAAACATCTTACAAGATCTCTGTTTGAACTGATGGCTACCTGCTCACTCCTACATTTGTCAAAGAAAACAGTGTTTCTGGTAGCCATCATGTCAGCTCAACGAGTTGGGGAAATAGGGGCCCTTATGGCATACCCCCCTTTCATAATATTTTTCAAAGACAAGGTCACATTATGACAATACCCCaagtttttaccaaaaatatcttCCGtgttcaggggtgctggaacagagGGTCCAGGGGGCCATGGTACCCCACACATTTTACCGGCCATAAGGGTGAGTGATGGGGAGtgggggcggagaggagtgagtgggagAGATCttagggggaagaggtggtgtcGGAGTGGGCCTtaggggaagaggcagtgcaggggcaggatcttgtggggaaggggcagcatgagggtggggccttggggggaaggggcgggggctcagggcaaaggGGCTGCACGGTGTAGGGAAGTGGGGCCATAGTTTGGGCACCTGTGTCCATAGCCATGTCCATAGCTTGAGCCAAAGTAATGGTAGCAGAGAGAGCTGACGGTACTATGAATCTCAAATGCCCTGAGGGGAGTCCAGATGGCGACCAAGTGGTCTTCTTTTGGTACTGAGTCTGAAGAAGTAGATCTCTTCTTGCTGCCTCGCTCCCCTGTTGGTACCAATGGTCTATCAGAGCCCAAAATGTTGGGGGTCTCCAGCCTTAACAGAGCCCTCGGTACCTAAGGAATCAGCAGCCTCATGGGTACCAGGTCAgagaccaatgggagctgaagtgGCTGGAGTCACCGGCAACCTCGACTTCCATCAGCAACCTCCTACCAGGAGAACTTGTGGTACGGTGTTTGGAAGTCTTATGAGAGGAATCTTGGGTCTTTGGGGAGTGAGCCTTGGAGATGATACAGGTAGCTGACTTACTTGGAGACTGGCAtatggtggggctggggaggatctCCCGGCCTGGATCATAGGCCAGGTGCAGTGAGCTCTCCATCATGAGGAGCTGAAATTTGATCTCCCTGTTTTTTCTGGCTCTAGATTTTAATGCCAGACAGAAGTTGCACTTTTGGGAAATATGAGATTCTCCAAGGCAACAGTGTCCGTCACTCACTGGGATTGCCTCCCGGCATGACAGACGTTAGAAACTGGGAGAACCAGGCACACCCTCCCAATAAAGTAAAACTCCCAGGGGAGAAACTATCTAAAAAGACTATAAATAAAAAGTTGGGGGGaggttaatttttgttttaaactaaactaCTACTAAGTACCAACTACTATTAAAAACAAGTATAATAAACTAACTACTAAAAGAGCTTAGGGGACAGAATTGAGGTAAAACTCAATGTGGACAACTGCTAAGACTCTGTCTCAGGCTGAGCAGGAAATGAAGCCAAACAGTGCTATATAGCAACAGCACAGAGCACAAGACTGAGTAATGCATGCCTGGGCCAAACAGATATTGCAATAAGAAATTTCCagggaaaggtggaggaggcgaGAGTGCACCCAGaatggagcactcacagggacatGACTTGAAGAAGAATTTTCAATTACCTCGACTTTTCATTCCCATAATTTTTCATTGTCCCTGATCATAATGCAGTAGAGATATTCTCAATAGTATTGAATAGTTTCCCTTGGACAAAATGAATTAAACATCAGACACACTGTAATGCTGTGTTTTGGGCAAATGCTTGGTATACAGTATCTATTAGTTACAGAGTGTCTTCTGTGACCTTACATGTTGGCAATACTTGTATAGCTAGTTGTGccaataaagtatttttaaacacCACTTTTCCAATGAAGCCCAAGCTCCTTCCTGTCATTCTTTGAGGCAATTGAATGATGTGCTTCTGTTTTCATATAATGACTAACTTAAATCCCGTATGTCCCTTTTCACAGGGCCAAATGCCGAGGCTGTTAGTCTGATtttactgagggtatgtctacactaccgcttatgtcaatataacttatgttgctcaggggtatgaataagCCACCCAcagagtgacataaattacactgacctaagcactggtgtggacagcttctcctgctgctcgttgggggtggattgacagaagagctctctcccattagCCTAGAGCAGCTACACTAGAGAGGTTACAGCGGCACAGTTGCACTAGTGCAGTGGTGCCACTGTAAGcactctagtgtagccatagctttAGACTCACAAAGAGGTCAATGATAATCTGGCACGTTGTCAATATTATGAAGCCATGTAGTCATGGCTTTACGGTTAAGGTTGGAGTTTCTCGGTGTTTGACAAAGGAATAGATAGGCTGCTTTTTTGGCTTGCATTAGATTTATCAGACCTGGTCCATACAGTTTgtttactggtataactatttcagttaaaagtgtggatttttttattttaactgatgTTCTATCAAGCAGCCCCTGAGCATGGGCATATTTATACTGATCTAAAGGTGCCCTACCTACATCTTGTATGGCTATTCCCaggcaggaaggggaataagctatggGATAGCCAAACTTTGGCTCAccagccacatgtggctcttttacagttaaagtgtgggtCGCAGAATCTCCCATGTCCCCCCATTCTTCGCCTACCAGAAGTGGGGGAGTTCGGGGCTTCTGCCCTACAGTGGAGCTAGGGGCTCCTGTCATGGACGACTAGTGCCTGCTAAGGGGGtgagggcacaatttaaaggtttgggctaaggttgccaactttctaatcgcacaaaaaccaacacccttgccctgccccttctctgaggtcctgtccctccctccctctgcagctcgCTCTCCCCTATCCTCACTcgctttcaccaggctggggcagggattcaGATTgtggcagggtgcaggaggcggtacagggtgcgagctctgggagtttgagtgtgggagggggctcatggctggggcagggagctgggatgcgggagggggtgaggcgtgcaggctctggccaggcttACCTTGAGAGGCTCCTGAAAGGAGCAGCAcgtctggctcctaggctcaggggcagccaggcagctgctAGGAGGCAGAGGGACATGCCAATCACAtaccagggcaggtagggagcctgcttaGCCCCGCccaccggacttttagcagcctattaaaatctcccggattgctttCAGCAGCCACCGACCGGGCGATCGAGGCCAATTCCGGTAGCAGGCCCATTGATGCACCAGTACAATTACAGTGGTGCAATTTGTGCATGTGGATGAGCCATTTCATCAAGTTCCTGGTCAGTAATCActcacacatagaatcatagaataccagggttggaagggacctcaggaggtcatctagtccaaccccctgctcaaagcaggaccaatccccaatttttgccccagatcccaaatggcctcctcaaggattgaactcacaaccctgggtttatcaggcaaatgctgaaaccactgagctaccgCCCGGCCCCCTCTCCCACTGTACTCTGTCCTAGCCAAGGGGCACCGTGTCAGCCACTGCCCGGGGCACACTGCGGATCCCCACAGGGCTACGCTCCCCTGGGATTGCCAACCCTCCacgattgtcctggagtctccaggcagGAAAGACTAATGGCCATGGATTATGTCACGTGGTACAACCTCCCGGAATACTGGCAACCCAAACTGGCAACCCCGCGGCCTCCCGCGGGGCCAGGGTCGCTGTCCCCgagagccagcaccccctgccccccgcgcGGGCAGGGCACGAGCGCAGCCCCCAGCCACGCTCACTGCGCCGGCGCAGACTCGCCTCGCCCCGCCTCTCGCGCCTGCGCCCCAGGCCGGAGGCGGAAAGAAGCGCCGCTTGGCTGCTGAGCGGTCCTCGGGGAGTGGTCGGGAGCTGCCGCCTAGCGCCTGCTGCCGGGAAGCCCCACCAGGAAATTCCCGGGGGCAGCTCCGGCTGGGACACCGCGGGCCTTACGCAAGCccgggctgccccctccccccggctcccagAGCCCCGCGCGGGCTCCCAGCGACACAGCTCAGCCCGCCCCCCCTCGCCCCAGGGGCTCGCTCCGCTCCCTTCCCCCGCCCGGGGGTTCCCCTCCTCCCGCGCGGGGCTGcgggccccgcccccccgcggCGGCCCCTCCCCGCTGGCGGTGCCGAGCAGCCCCTGGCCGCCTGGCTGGCCGATAAGAGGCGTGGGGGCCGGGCCCAGCCAGCGCCGAAAGGCTCGTATCTGCTCCCGGGCGGCGGCgaggagaaggctgaggggagcgGCACTGACAGCACCGCGGCCCCTCGCCTGGCCCCGCGTGGATTTATATGCAGCTGGCGGGGTTCTGGGTCACCAGGGAGGAAGAGACGGGGCCGCGGGGTGATCCGCGCTCTCTTTCCCCCGCCATGTGCTCGGTGAACGAGGACAGCAGCACGGACCCGCTGGTAGCCcggtgcaggcagctggaggagACCGTGGAGGCGCTGCACCTGGAGAACAAGAGCTTAAAGAGCAAAGTGCCCCGGTACAAAGCCCTCTGCAGCCTGTATCATGAGACCGGGCAGCAGCTGAAGCACCTTCAACTGCAGCTCTCCGCCAAGGAGGCGATGATCGGGGAGCTGAGGGCGAGCGTGGCCAAGTACCAGgctgcccagctgggagcagcacaggaAGAGGAGCAACAGCCGCCGCCAGCTGGGGGAAAGTTTGTTGGACCTGCTAAATCTCTAGTGGAAAGTTTAATAGATCAGGTTGGCCAAATGAAGCAGCAGCTTAAAGACAGCGAGAGAACTTCAGCGCAGAAGGTTGAAACTTTGACCCAGGTAAAAACACAGATGTACCAAAATAACATTTGTATTTATAGAGAAGAGTGCCTTCCCCTGGCAGTTCTTTGCAAAGGGCTGAGCTCGCTTCTCCAAAAAGTTGCACACTTGTGAGCCAGGACAGCATTTAACCCCACTTAATACGAAAAAGtgttattttaaactttttttttttttttaagagaagggTAGTATTTTCAACCCTTAGTACCTAAAGCTAAATACCCTATTTGAAAGGGGCTTGGGTGCCATGATGATGTgtggtattaaaaaaaacaaacaaacaaaccttagtTTAGGTCActaatttagatgcctaaatattgATTTAGGACCCTAACTTTAGATGCTCTAGAATGGAAAACTTTGTTTAGGTCACTTGTCCAAGCTGGTGAAGGGGCTTGGTTAGAGCCCAGAAGTCAAGTTTGCCAAACCCTCTGCAACCACTAGGTAACCTGTCCTCTTCAAATACTTTCAAGATAGCACTATTTATTATAACCAAGGTATAATCACTATGCACTTCAGGGCAGTGATTGAATTGTGGGAACATGTTAATTAAAAAGTAGTTGCAGAGACTATGAAATCTACAtggcatttttaaatgtaatctaAATGGTATTTTTCATGCTATCAGGATGAGATTTACAGCTAGCACACTAGCTAGTATACATCTTTATATAATCTCACTAGTTTGCACAAGTAGAGTGGAAGAGATTATTGGAAAAgatgagctcaaataaatttttaaatattttattgcaaGCAATTATTTTTCACTCCATAACACAAATCCACAGTGCCAATATTTCTTGATTAAAAGGCATTCAAATGGGATTTTTTAGTTCTTCCCTTTTTCCCCTTTGTGTGTCTGCTTCTTGAACTGTTCATCAGCACATCTGTACACCAGACCTAGCATTTCAGTTGTAACCGTTGCAACTAGTTGGCAATTCGGGAGGGGGGGAAATCTCAATTTTCCTCCTTTCTAACTCTGGAAAAAGTGTTTTTACTGTTTGTTTATTgaaattaaattgtttaaaatctttctctttgtaatgAAGCAGTCTGGTGTCTATGAAGGGAGTTCCAAATGAGAAAATATTGGAAACTGAAACAAGTAGTCTTGTGACAAAGTAATGTCTTGACATAATGCGGGTACAAGAATGTTTCTCAAATGGAACAGGTCTCTTTAGACCAGTTCAGGCTTTGAGACTTGTAATAAAACATGATCTCACTGTTTTATACAGTGCGCAGCTTGGGATGTGTCTAGGTATTTACACCTCTGTCAGCACTCCGCTGCTTGACTACCTTGTGAGGCAGGTTGTTGAATGTCTTATGCCATAAACTACCCAGGAAGTGCAACACCAGCCAACAAAGCATAGCTAGAAGTAGTCTTTTGTTcttcaaatggatttttaagCCTGTCAAATCCTTTTAAAACATTCAGTATCAGTATTGGGTTTGATATAGTGTGGGTTTGTTCTGAATCCCAAACAGTGTATCCTTTCCCTTAAGTGCTCAAAGGCACCAGTCTACAGTAAGTACATGGCAGCATTTCATTTTCTAATTACTGtagttaacatttaaaataagCACTTTCTGCTGCAGCTTTAAAACTGCACTAGTCAATATAAGCTTTGATTTtagaaatgaacattttaaacacaATTTATTATGAGGCTCTCCAGAGGtaacccagtgtcactgttgacAAGCTAAAGGTCAAGATAATGCCCTTATACAGGTTTTTACGCAGGGGGCTTGGAAACTTAGTTTATGCTCTGCTTTTCTATTGTATTCTTCCATTGGAGGACCAAGATTTGATCTCCTGAGGAACTAGCAGGGATATTGCATTAcaaccttccccaccccttcacctCCAAAAAACGGGACAGATTTTGCAAGATGGACTGTGGCTTTTGCCTCCATAACCTCCCGTCTACCCTGGGATCCAGGGCAACTTGTGGGCATGTCTGTACTGTGTGTGGGAGTgaacctcccagcccaggtccacCGACTCATGGTAGCAGGGCTTGTGCTAGcactttaaaaatagctgcatagagggcactttgaagttgtggcttgggctctgaaatgAAGCCAAGCCCACACcactccctaggcttcagagcctgccTTGCAACTTGAAAGCACTGTCTAGacagctggtttttttttttttagagcactagcctgaTTTCCACCCCCATGGCCCAcatctgggctgggaggctcactcctgCTTGCTCCAAAATACCATATAGACAAACTAAAAGACTCTGGGGGAGCTATGTTCCATCTGCTTTCTTTACAGCTGTTGTCCTCCAATCTCTTTCACCCCCTAACAGTTTAAATGGGAACATAGGAAGTTAGTGCTCACTGGGTCAGTGTTAATATACTCCAAATTTCATTTACAATTTGAGTACATGATGATGCCAGAGATTGGCAGCCGTCTAGACCCCAACAAATCCCAGTCCCATCAAACCATTCACAGAGGGGCTTCCATGTGTTAAGCGAGGTAATGTTACAGAGCTTCCAATTCCATGAAACTTTATTGGTACAACAAGATATACAAGCATTGCCAAAGTTAAGAAAATGCAGATCCCTCAGATATTTGTGAGGCAGATATAACCCACCCCAGGATAGAGTTACGCAttctgtttggggtttgtttctcTGTCATTACTGTTTGTTCCTGATCAAGTTACTATGTAGAGTGATACTATCTTTGCTGTCTCTCAGGATCAGGCATGCTATTTGCTTTGATGAAATTTATGGTCCCTAATAGCTTAAGGAAATTATTTTCTGCCATCTTATAATTTGGGACACTGGAGTAGAAGAGCCAAACAGAGGTCTTTCATTGCACCCTAAAAGTGGTCAGGACACTACAAGCTGGCTATGCTGCCTGCATCAGAAGCTTAAGTTATAGTGCATAAAATTTCATCCTTGTATAAGTATGTTTTTGAGAAAGTGGGATAACTGCCccaattacatatttttaaaaaagcctggaGTGATTGTCCTGAAATATCTAGTAAGAGGTTGGAAACAATCTGCAGTTGATAATGTATTGGCAAATCCTTTTCTGCATACCAACTATTTTCTGACCTAGGATATGTGCATAAGCATATGTTCATGAAAATGTAAAATGAGAACTGGAAAAGACATTGTAGACCAATGCCACATTCAAGAAATTTGATGAAAAATGACTTTATATGAGTGGCCTTGTTTAATGGTGGTAACATATGGTACTAATGACATTCCTGAAGAGTGGACTTAAGTTATTCTTAAACAATGATGAGAATTCACTTTTATAAACCTCTTGGCTTTTGAGTTCATTTTATGTTCTCAAATATATCAACTTTACCCCCAATATCTAGGAAGTGCAGAAGCTGAATCGGCAGCTAGAAGAAAAAGATAGAGATATACAGCAGATAATAAACCAGCCACagtatgaaagagagagagaaatcttacGACTCCAGAGAAGcttggcagagagagaaagagtccaGGCTACAAGTGAAGTACTATGTCGTTCACTCACCGATGAAACTCACCAACTTCAACGTAAATTGGCATCCACAGCAGAAATGTGTCAGCAGCTGGCAAAATGtctagaagaaaagagaaaagacagAGGGTATTTGGAGGAACAtattcctgttgaaagatccaatCAGGTACACTTAATACATTTTCTGTCAGTGTGAATAATTTGGAGGGAGGGATGTTACATTGTAAGCAACTGTTAATGCAGTAGCTCTAAGTTATTTCTCACTTTTCCCAATCACTTCAGCTACAGTGAAGAGAAAAGGAGAATCTTCTCACAAAACCTTAACTGTTGGTATTCATTGAGAGATGGAAGCTGGTTTTGATCATGTCATGTACGTTTTGGCCATCCCTCATCTATCTCTAGTAGTCAGAGCCTCTTTTGGTAGGAGGTGCCATAAGCATTCTTTCCCAAAAGTATGATTATTATATATTTACACACTTATTGTTCAGTAAACCAGTGGAGGCTAGAACAGAGCACTAGAGGGTGCTGTGCTATTGGGGGTGACATCCCTTTGACAAGAGACAAAAATGAGGCCCTTCGGGTATGTctatgccaggggttctcaaacttccttGCACCACAACCCacttctgataacaaaaattactacaatgggtgtgtgtgtgcaaagccctgccacccagggctgaagctgtagggctttggcttcagtcccgggcagtgggacttgggctttggcttcagccccaggccccagcaagtctaacgccagccgtggtgaccccattaaaattggatcgcaacccactttggggtcctgacccagagtttgagaaccactggtctgtgCAATTAAGCACCTGTGgcaggcccatgccagctgacagaCTCATGGGGTGCACGCTAAAGGGCTGTTTGTTTGGGCTTGAGCTGGAGGCTGCAAGATGGAAGGATCTCAGAGCTCTAGAGGCCACTATTGCTTACTCTGCTCtgtgagcccaggtcagctgccactggccagctgcaggtgtctaatcgCAGGGTAGATGTATCCTTGGACCACAAAAGTCAAGTTGGCTTAAATATcatcagatttt of Natator depressus isolate rNatDep1 chromosome 4, rNatDep2.hap1, whole genome shotgun sequence contains these proteins:
- the TNIP2 gene encoding TNFAIP3-interacting protein 2; amino-acid sequence: MQLAGFWVTREEETGPRGDPRSLSPAMCSVNEDSSTDPLVARCRQLEETVEALHLENKSLKSKVPRYKALCSLYHETGQQLKHLQLQLSAKEAMIGELRASVAKYQAAQLGAAQEEEQQPPPAGGKFVGPAKSLVESLIDQVGQMKQQLKDSERTSAQKVETLTQEVQKLNRQLEEKDRDIQQIINQPQYEREREILRLQRSLAERERVQATSEVLCRSLTDETHQLQRKLASTAEMCQQLAKCLEEKRKDRGYLEEHIPVERSNQLQFSENKTSLQTIICQLQEENLKLQQKVFHVEDLNTKWQAYDASREEYVKRLHLQLKELKSQPEQQQGITPLKRNSELMQKEISRLNKLLEEKMNECIKVKRELEDAKKARDGDSELVQMLEQQVLVYKDDFTSERADRERAQSKIQELQAEVSCLQHQLIRRQESRETAGHVRVHTGNQNHRVYVQTNVEHLLGNSQVQSGVRRTGSQSEQAATRTDSGSSGSERRGQGELQCPHCMRFFNDELSDEFLRHVAECCQ